A part of Geothrix oryzae genomic DNA contains:
- a CDS encoding TolC family protein yields MTRLPIFPALLVAFSLVAQETPKADGAKVATQLTLQGAIETSLKNNLQVQIAVETRDFTRAGLTIEQGAFDWNLTSSLSLSKVQDASRTQNFPGGPFSSSETTSFSRNFTLGSTKAFGWGGNLSLNYAPTYRFTKGTVNGGPESPFTTNPYDGSFSATYSQSLLKGFGRDATESRLIVARKSAQAADLAFQKAIIDLVASTESLYWDVVYAQRNLENKQQALTLAQKQLKENQIRVQVGTLAPIEVTSSEASVAQREQDIIAAEAQLLNAKDALIRALYPSSERPAGLEPTDAPSIKPLELNEAAAEKQALANRIELKSARLDLESKQVLESAANNRTLPQLDAYATYNGNAASQIPSEGLSAVNKDLTKGAYPGYTVGLQFALPIQNRAAKGTQAQARANRRQSEWSLRDLELGITLEARQAFRNVEASAKGVAAAEKTRIFREKDLEAEQKKFENGMSTNFLVLSKQNDLDTAKSSELQSQITYAKAITALEKALGHLLEARKLEVK; encoded by the coding sequence ATGACGCGTCTCCCGATCTTCCCGGCCCTGCTGGTGGCCTTCTCCCTGGTGGCCCAGGAGACTCCCAAGGCCGATGGAGCCAAGGTCGCCACCCAGCTGACCCTGCAGGGCGCCATCGAGACTTCCCTGAAGAACAACCTGCAGGTGCAGATCGCCGTCGAGACGCGGGACTTCACGCGCGCGGGCCTGACCATCGAGCAGGGTGCCTTCGACTGGAACCTGACCAGCAGCCTGAGCCTGAGCAAGGTCCAGGACGCCAGCCGCACTCAGAACTTCCCTGGTGGTCCATTCAGTTCCTCGGAGACGACCTCCTTCAGCCGGAACTTCACCCTGGGCTCCACCAAGGCCTTCGGCTGGGGCGGCAACCTGAGCCTGAACTACGCGCCCACCTACCGCTTCACCAAGGGCACGGTCAACGGCGGGCCCGAATCTCCCTTCACCACGAACCCCTACGACGGCAGCTTCTCGGCCACCTACTCCCAGAGCCTGCTGAAGGGCTTCGGCCGCGATGCGACGGAAAGCCGCCTGATCGTGGCCCGCAAGAGCGCCCAGGCCGCGGACCTCGCCTTCCAGAAGGCCATCATCGACCTGGTGGCCAGTACCGAATCCCTCTACTGGGATGTGGTCTACGCGCAGCGCAACCTGGAGAACAAGCAGCAGGCCCTGACCCTGGCCCAGAAGCAGCTCAAGGAGAACCAGATCCGCGTGCAGGTGGGCACCCTGGCCCCCATCGAGGTCACCTCTTCCGAAGCCTCCGTCGCCCAGCGCGAGCAGGACATCATCGCCGCCGAGGCCCAGCTCCTGAACGCCAAGGACGCCCTGATCCGCGCGCTGTATCCGTCGTCCGAGCGCCCCGCCGGCCTGGAACCCACCGATGCCCCCAGCATCAAGCCTCTGGAGCTGAATGAGGCCGCCGCCGAGAAGCAGGCCCTGGCCAACCGCATCGAGCTGAAGAGCGCCCGTCTGGACCTGGAATCCAAGCAGGTGCTCGAGTCCGCGGCCAACAACCGCACCCTGCCCCAGCTGGACGCCTACGCCACCTACAACGGCAACGCGGCTTCGCAGATCCCCTCCGAGGGCCTCTCGGCAGTCAACAAGGACCTGACCAAGGGCGCCTACCCCGGCTACACCGTGGGCCTCCAGTTCGCCCTGCCCATCCAGAACCGGGCGGCCAAGGGCACCCAGGCCCAGGCCCGCGCCAACCGGCGCCAGAGCGAGTGGAGCCTACGCGACCTCGAGCTCGGCATCACCCTGGAGGCCCGCCAGGCCTTCCGCAATGTGGAGGCCTCCGCCAAGGGCGTCGCCGCCGCCGAGAAGACCCGCATCTTCCGCGAGAAAGATCTCGAAGCCGAGCAGAAGAAGTTCGAGAACGGCATGAGCACCAACTTCCTCGTGCTCTCCAAGCAGAACGACCTCGACACCGCCAAGAGCAGCGAACTCCAGTCCCAGATCACCTACGCCAAGGCCATCACCGCCCTGGAGAAGGCCCTGGGGCACCTGCTGGAAGCGCGGAAGCTGGAAGTCAAGTAA
- a CDS encoding acyl-CoA dehydrogenase family protein: MFPLFTEDQTAIREAARDFAMSEIDPGAAARDASGEFPKAILQQLGEMGFLGMTVPEAYGGAGVDFLSYILALEQVAYADASVAVTMSVNNSVACAPILAFGTEAQKQKYLKPLASGEELGGFMLTEPDAGSDAAALKTRATKVDGGWHLNGAKAWITNGGVGRYFVTMARTDPDKGKKGISAFILDARQPGVVMGKPEEKMGLRSSKTVMVALENAFVAEDALLGKPGDGLKVAFGGLDGGRVGIAAQALGIAQRAMDESVAYAKARVSFGKPIGEHQMIQTYLAEMEARLQAARLLVYRAAALKEAGKSCTVEAATAKLFTTESAVWICDRAVQIHGGYGYSREYLVERLYRDVRVTTIYEGTSEIQRMVIARELLK; encoded by the coding sequence ATGTTCCCCCTGTTCACCGAGGACCAGACCGCCATCCGCGAGGCCGCGCGCGACTTCGCGATGTCCGAGATCGATCCCGGCGCCGCGGCCCGGGATGCCAGCGGCGAGTTCCCGAAGGCCATCCTGCAGCAGCTGGGCGAGATGGGCTTCCTCGGCATGACCGTCCCCGAAGCCTACGGCGGCGCCGGTGTGGATTTCCTCAGCTACATCCTGGCGCTGGAGCAGGTGGCCTACGCGGACGCTTCCGTGGCCGTGACCATGAGCGTGAACAATTCCGTGGCCTGCGCCCCCATCCTGGCCTTCGGCACCGAGGCGCAGAAGCAGAAGTACCTGAAGCCCCTGGCCAGCGGCGAGGAGCTGGGCGGGTTCATGCTCACGGAGCCCGACGCCGGTTCCGATGCCGCGGCCCTGAAGACCCGGGCCACGAAGGTGGACGGCGGCTGGCACCTGAACGGCGCCAAGGCCTGGATCACCAACGGCGGCGTGGGCCGGTACTTCGTGACCATGGCGCGCACCGATCCGGACAAGGGCAAGAAGGGCATCAGCGCCTTCATCCTGGATGCCCGGCAACCCGGGGTGGTCATGGGCAAGCCCGAGGAGAAGATGGGCCTGCGTTCCAGCAAGACCGTGATGGTGGCCCTGGAGAACGCCTTCGTGGCCGAGGATGCCCTGCTGGGCAAGCCCGGGGACGGCCTCAAGGTGGCCTTCGGCGGCCTCGACGGCGGCCGCGTCGGCATCGCGGCCCAGGCCCTGGGCATCGCCCAGCGGGCCATGGACGAGAGCGTGGCCTACGCCAAGGCTCGCGTGTCCTTCGGCAAGCCCATCGGCGAACATCAGATGATCCAGACCTACCTGGCCGAGATGGAGGCCCGCCTCCAGGCCGCCCGCCTGCTGGTCTACCGCGCCGCCGCCCTGAAGGAGGCCGGGAAGTCCTGCACCGTGGAGGCGGCCACCGCCAAGCTCTTCACCACGGAAAGCGCCGTCTGGATCTGCGACCGCGCCGTGCAGATCCACGGCGGGTATGGCTATTCCCGGGAATACCTCGTCGAGCGCCTTTACCGCGATGTCCGCGTGACCACGATCTACGAGGGCACCAGCGAAATCCAGCGCATGGTGATCGCCCGGGAATTGCTGAAGTGA
- a CDS encoding sensor histidine kinase: protein MPSSLPTFPAHGQPRWPGFLWGAVIVLVGAGFASLALPVAARDIALNLLNATVFGAAGAAAFHRARREPEADWGWNLLGLAMAAQFLTQAWALHSLLRYGQPPAFPSLGEAFSFLSLALTIAALLAWPLASTSGSERLRKGLDGLGIAVAVFFAAWVFALGPLFRDTAATPLNRAVMVGFFLGNATILGIGAYLCARQPSRLGGPLGWVMLTFGLSLLQVTIQVPLSLAGGYYVGHPLDMLVLLAGLGVLLAPLAPQAVQPGPAPDAETRDTSLGTLILPLVPSATAVPFALSVLFLAPERVDHPFLITGILMTALGLLRGLLALRDLQLLSTALEARVQERTRSLEAAQELLLKTERLNGVAILGAGLAHDLKNLLGVIRLRTDLLTARLGNREAEARQDVEGLREAAARAEALTADLMAFGRGAEDAPVAVDLALRVQQLRPLLRATLPAGIRFTVDLPPDPVFVLSQPGRLDQLIVNLVLNARDAMPDGGVLRLAVALEDRGSQAELTVSDTGVGIPEPLQARIFEPFFTTKAPGRGTGLGLASVHQTVVLLGGSLSLVSQPNQGTTFTLRFPACA from the coding sequence ATGCCTTCCTCCCTTCCGACCTTCCCCGCCCATGGCCAGCCGCGCTGGCCGGGGTTCCTGTGGGGCGCGGTGATCGTCCTGGTCGGGGCAGGATTCGCCAGCCTGGCCCTGCCGGTGGCGGCCCGGGACATCGCCCTGAATCTGCTGAACGCCACGGTCTTCGGTGCGGCGGGGGCCGCGGCCTTCCACCGGGCGCGCCGGGAGCCCGAGGCGGACTGGGGATGGAACCTGCTCGGCCTGGCCATGGCCGCTCAGTTCCTCACCCAGGCCTGGGCGCTCCACAGCCTGCTCCGGTACGGCCAGCCACCGGCCTTCCCTTCCCTGGGGGAAGCCTTCTCCTTCCTCTCCCTGGCGCTGACCATCGCGGCCCTGCTGGCCTGGCCCCTGGCCTCGACCAGCGGGTCGGAGCGCCTGAGGAAGGGCCTTGATGGCCTGGGCATCGCAGTGGCCGTCTTCTTCGCCGCCTGGGTCTTCGCCCTCGGCCCACTCTTCCGCGACACTGCCGCCACGCCCCTGAACCGGGCCGTGATGGTGGGCTTCTTCCTCGGCAATGCCACCATCCTCGGCATCGGCGCCTACCTCTGCGCCCGCCAGCCCAGCCGCCTGGGGGGACCCCTCGGCTGGGTCATGCTGACCTTCGGGCTCTCCCTCCTCCAGGTGACCATCCAGGTGCCCCTGAGCCTGGCGGGTGGCTACTATGTGGGCCACCCCCTGGACATGCTGGTGCTCCTCGCGGGCCTCGGGGTCCTCCTGGCCCCCCTGGCGCCGCAGGCGGTCCAACCCGGCCCCGCGCCGGATGCCGAGACCCGGGACACCTCCCTGGGCACCCTCATCCTGCCCCTGGTCCCCTCGGCCACCGCCGTCCCCTTCGCCCTGAGCGTGCTGTTCCTCGCGCCGGAACGCGTGGATCACCCCTTCCTCATCACCGGAATCCTCATGACCGCCCTGGGGCTCCTCCGGGGTCTGCTGGCGCTGCGCGATCTCCAGCTGCTCTCCACCGCCCTGGAGGCCAGGGTGCAGGAGCGCACCCGCTCCCTGGAGGCCGCCCAGGAGCTCCTGCTCAAGACGGAGCGGCTGAACGGCGTGGCCATCCTCGGCGCGGGCCTGGCTCACGACCTGAAGAACCTGCTGGGCGTGATCCGCCTGCGCACGGATCTCCTGACGGCCCGCCTCGGGAACCGGGAGGCCGAGGCCAGGCAGGATGTGGAGGGGCTCCGGGAAGCCGCCGCCCGGGCGGAAGCGCTCACGGCGGACCTGATGGCCTTCGGCCGCGGCGCGGAGGATGCCCCGGTGGCCGTGGACCTCGCCTTGCGAGTGCAGCAGCTCCGGCCCCTGCTGCGCGCCACCCTGCCCGCCGGCATCCGGTTCACGGTCGACCTCCCGCCGGATCCCGTCTTCGTCCTCAGCCAGCCCGGCCGCCTCGATCAACTGATCGTCAACCTCGTCCTCAACGCCCGGGATGCCATGCCCGACGGCGGCGTCCTGCGCCTCGCCGTGGCCCTGGAAGACCGGGGTTCCCAGGCGGAGCTGACCGTCTCGGATACGGGCGTGGGCATCCCCGAACCGCTGCAGGCCCGCATTTTCGAGCCCTTCTTCACCACCAAGGCTCCCGGTCGCGGCACCGGCCTGGGCCTTGCCTCCGTCCACCAGACCGTGGTGCTTCTCGGCGGGTCGCTCTCCCTGGTCAGCCAGCCCAACCAGGGCACCACCTTCACGCTGAGATTCCCCGCCTGCGCCTGA
- the lipB gene encoding lipoyl(octanoyl) transferase LipB encodes MSEIGFSTLHPAQLRRFGRVFYPAGLRLQKALSAHVSQDGKPDQLVILEHDPVFTLGRNATPADIHMSDDFLAAQGVSVHRTDRGGEVTYHGPGQIVAYPICNLRGGREDVGRLVRGLEEAMIRTAADFGVVADRLKGAPGIWVDTARYRTGGGLEKLGAIGLHLSRWITTHGIAFNVRPNLDHFRWITPCGFTDKGVCSLASLLGEAAPSLEAATDRLQAHLTACLALDLQPVREPSRSVSAMTWRRGPAGPEVLMMLRVPEHGLWWQSVTGMMEPGETPEETAHRELMEETGLSGTLRPLGLSHSFWVDPAIVRFPDAEPRFNTEICFSMEVAPEAPVRLEPLEHSECKWCGLKEAHDLMKWEGSKAALKLLETWLAQA; translated from the coding sequence ATGTCCGAGATCGGCTTTTCCACCCTCCACCCCGCCCAGCTCCGCCGCTTCGGGCGTGTGTTCTACCCCGCGGGGCTCCGACTGCAGAAGGCCCTCTCGGCGCATGTCAGCCAGGACGGGAAGCCGGACCAGCTCGTGATCCTGGAGCACGATCCCGTCTTCACGCTGGGCCGCAACGCCACGCCCGCCGACATCCACATGAGCGACGACTTCCTGGCCGCCCAGGGCGTGAGCGTCCACCGCACGGACCGCGGCGGCGAAGTCACCTACCACGGCCCCGGACAGATCGTGGCCTATCCCATCTGCAACCTGCGGGGCGGCCGCGAGGATGTGGGCCGCCTGGTCCGGGGCCTCGAGGAGGCCATGATCCGCACCGCCGCGGATTTCGGCGTGGTGGCCGATCGCCTGAAGGGCGCGCCGGGCATCTGGGTGGACACGGCCCGATATCGAACAGGAGGTGGCCTGGAGAAGCTGGGCGCCATCGGCCTGCACCTCAGCCGCTGGATCACCACGCATGGCATCGCCTTCAATGTGCGCCCCAACCTCGACCACTTCCGCTGGATCACGCCCTGCGGGTTCACGGACAAGGGCGTCTGCAGCCTCGCCTCCCTGCTGGGCGAGGCCGCACCCAGCCTGGAAGCGGCCACGGACCGGCTCCAGGCCCATCTGACCGCCTGCCTGGCTCTGGATCTCCAGCCCGTGCGCGAACCCAGCCGCAGCGTCTCGGCCATGACCTGGCGCCGGGGGCCCGCGGGTCCCGAGGTCCTCATGATGCTCCGGGTGCCCGAGCACGGCCTCTGGTGGCAGAGCGTGACCGGCATGATGGAGCCGGGGGAAACCCCGGAAGAGACCGCCCACCGGGAGCTGATGGAAGAGACCGGTCTCTCCGGCACCCTGCGGCCCCTGGGCCTCTCCCACAGCTTCTGGGTGGATCCCGCCATCGTGCGATTCCCCGATGCCGAGCCCCGCTTCAACACCGAGATCTGCTTCTCCATGGAGGTGGCCCCGGAGGCTCCGGTCCGCCTGGAGCCGCTGGAGCACAGTGAATGCAAGTGGTGCGGCCTGAAGGAGGCCCACGACCTCATGAAGTGGGAAGGCTCCAAGGCGGCGCTGAAGCTGCTGGAGACCTGGCTTGCCCAAGCCTGA
- a CDS encoding serine/threonine-protein kinase yields the protein MPRVYPYARIAGPDRPCSGIIKEQMSLDPSTIGRYKVLGTLGSGAMGTVYLAEDPLLKRPLAIKVVREGTGDAEVLERFKREAEISARLNHPSAITVFDVGEEPDLGPFLVMEFVEGECLSDRIRRGPLEPEEALGLLIQAGEALEAVHALGIVHRDIKPENFMVGRDGRMKLMDFGIARNDDGRLTSTAAFLGTPAYSAPEVLNGARATAASDRWSFALTAYEMLTGGLPFSGESVGATLYRIIHDAPVFAEGMPPEAEAVFRRAFEKDPSLRFGDLRTFLRALVEVLPLDPALRSGCLARIEALGTETSPGTLRMPPAPAGRFTVRSRWIWAAGALGAGLLLWVAFFRPDRSRVLSIESRPGGAQVFLDGTPLGQTPLRQVVVKGKAETLRLEKPDFQPLEVRLKSEDRDLSLRLQPAPFEVSLITEPAGAEVFLDGESKGRTPATVSVPGEGAHQLRLTLDGHAPWTTVAERHRPLPEPIRLQKLRGKKGHPGDGKIKKFFKGIFQK from the coding sequence ATGCCTCGAGTCTACCCGTACGCCCGGATCGCGGGCCCGGACCGGCCCTGCTCTGGCATCATCAAGGAACAGATGAGCCTGGACCCTTCCACCATCGGCCGCTACAAGGTCCTCGGCACCCTCGGTTCAGGGGCGATGGGCACGGTGTACCTGGCGGAAGACCCGCTTCTCAAGCGGCCCCTGGCCATCAAGGTCGTGCGGGAGGGCACCGGGGACGCCGAGGTGCTGGAGCGCTTCAAGCGCGAGGCGGAGATCTCGGCCCGTCTGAACCACCCCAGCGCCATCACCGTGTTCGATGTGGGCGAGGAACCCGACCTAGGTCCGTTCCTGGTGATGGAATTCGTCGAAGGCGAATGCCTGTCGGACCGGATTCGGCGGGGCCCCCTCGAGCCCGAGGAGGCCCTGGGGCTGCTCATCCAGGCCGGAGAGGCCCTGGAGGCCGTGCATGCCCTGGGCATCGTCCACCGGGACATCAAGCCCGAGAACTTCATGGTGGGCCGCGATGGGCGCATGAAGCTCATGGATTTCGGCATCGCCCGCAACGATGACGGGCGCCTCACCAGCACGGCCGCTTTTCTCGGCACGCCGGCCTATTCCGCGCCCGAGGTGCTGAACGGGGCCAGGGCCACCGCGGCTTCGGACCGCTGGTCCTTCGCCCTGACGGCCTACGAGATGTTGACGGGCGGCCTGCCCTTCTCGGGCGAGAGCGTGGGCGCCACGCTCTACCGGATCATCCACGACGCCCCGGTCTTCGCGGAGGGGATGCCTCCCGAGGCGGAGGCCGTGTTCCGGCGGGCCTTCGAGAAGGATCCCTCCTTGAGGTTCGGGGACCTGCGGACCTTCCTGCGGGCCCTGGTGGAAGTCCTTCCCCTCGACCCGGCCCTGCGGAGCGGCTGCCTGGCGCGGATCGAGGCCCTGGGTACCGAGACTTCCCCGGGCACCCTGCGCATGCCCCCGGCACCCGCCGGGAGGTTCACCGTGCGTTCGCGGTGGATTTGGGCGGCCGGCGCTCTGGGCGCGGGACTCCTGCTCTGGGTGGCCTTCTTCCGCCCGGACCGGAGTCGCGTGCTGTCCATCGAATCCCGTCCGGGCGGGGCCCAGGTCTTCCTGGATGGGACCCCCCTGGGCCAGACGCCGCTCCGCCAGGTGGTGGTGAAGGGCAAGGCGGAAACCCTCCGCCTTGAGAAGCCCGATTTCCAGCCCCTGGAAGTGCGCCTCAAGTCCGAGGATCGCGACCTCTCCCTGCGCCTTCAGCCCGCGCCCTTCGAGGTGTCGCTGATCACCGAACCCGCCGGGGCCGAGGTCTTCCTCGACGGGGAATCGAAGGGGCGGACGCCCGCCACGGTCTCCGTGCCCGGCGAAGGCGCCCACCAGCTGCGGCTGACCCTGGATGGCCATGCGCCCTGGACCACGGTGGCCGAGCGCCACCGGCCTCTGCCCGAGCCCATCCGCCTCCAGAAGCTGCGCGGAAAGAAGGGCCATCCGGGAGACGGGAAGATCAAGAAGTTCTTCAAGGGCATCTTCCAGAAATAG
- the purE gene encoding 5-(carboxyamino)imidazole ribonucleotide mutase, whose protein sequence is MTSAPLVGLIMGSRSDWETMEHAAEMLKELGIPFEAEVVSAHRTPDKLFKYCEKAEGRGLRVIIAGAGGAAHLPGMVAAKSPLPVLGVPVQGKSLNGLDSLLSMVQMPAGIPVGTLAIGKAGAVNAALFAAAILAGTDEALRARLRAYREAQTQKVLLNDRLP, encoded by the coding sequence ATGACGAGTGCACCGCTGGTGGGCCTCATTATGGGCAGCCGCTCCGACTGGGAGACCATGGAGCATGCCGCCGAGATGCTCAAGGAGCTGGGCATCCCCTTCGAGGCCGAGGTCGTCAGCGCCCATCGCACCCCGGACAAGCTTTTCAAATACTGTGAGAAGGCAGAGGGCCGGGGCCTGAGGGTCATCATCGCCGGAGCCGGCGGCGCCGCCCACCTGCCGGGCATGGTGGCCGCCAAGTCACCCCTGCCCGTGCTGGGCGTCCCCGTGCAGGGCAAGTCCCTGAACGGCCTGGATTCCCTCCTCTCCATGGTGCAGATGCCCGCGGGCATCCCGGTCGGCACGCTCGCCATCGGCAAGGCCGGCGCGGTGAACGCGGCGCTCTTCGCGGCGGCCATCCTGGCGGGCACCGACGAGGCGCTCCGCGCCCGCCTGCGCGCCTACCGCGAAGCCCAGACCCAGAAGGTGCTGCTGAACGACCGCCTGCCCTAG
- a CDS encoding NAD(P)/FAD-dependent oxidoreductase, which translates to MAKVVVVGGGAAGLVAAWRAASRGHAVLLLEANGRLGVKLRISGGGKCNITHDGPPKALMAAFSKEQARFLRPSLHAFDNRAVLDLLRREGVETYVRDNGRVFPLDRPGSAGAVVSAFETLVRRAGVEVRTGARVTGLEGEFPRLSALRVGEERLAADAFILATGGASYPETGTRGEALGWLKGLKAPVRPWFPALAPIPLARPRGTWEGVALREGELRLSAGPEGRRLAVFAGDILFTKVGISGPAALELSQATERARREGAAWLVYASSLAAPERVDAALIEEARANPRLLAATWLQRHLPERLVDPLLQEAAVDRGLMLKDLSRAARRELVGLVTALPLGGPQPVPLARGEVAAGGVELAAVDPHNMALRGWENLRVCGELLDLDGPVGGYNLQAAFSTGFAAGTL; encoded by the coding sequence ATGGCGAAGGTGGTCGTGGTGGGAGGGGGTGCGGCGGGGCTGGTGGCGGCCTGGCGGGCGGCCTCGCGGGGCCATGCGGTCCTGCTGCTGGAAGCCAATGGGCGCCTGGGCGTGAAACTCCGCATCAGCGGCGGGGGCAAGTGCAACATCACCCATGACGGCCCCCCCAAGGCCCTGATGGCGGCCTTCTCCAAGGAGCAGGCGCGCTTCCTGAGGCCCTCCCTCCACGCCTTCGACAACCGGGCCGTGCTGGACCTGCTGCGCCGGGAGGGGGTGGAGACCTATGTCCGGGACAACGGCCGCGTGTTCCCCTTGGACCGCCCCGGCAGTGCCGGAGCGGTGGTGTCGGCCTTCGAGACGCTGGTGCGCCGGGCGGGGGTGGAGGTGCGGACGGGCGCCCGGGTGACCGGGCTGGAAGGGGAGTTCCCCCGCCTGTCGGCGCTGCGGGTGGGCGAGGAACGCCTCGCCGCGGACGCCTTTATTCTGGCCACGGGGGGCGCGAGCTATCCGGAAACGGGCACTCGGGGCGAGGCCCTCGGCTGGCTGAAAGGGCTGAAGGCCCCGGTGCGCCCCTGGTTTCCGGCTCTGGCCCCCATCCCCTTGGCCCGTCCCCGCGGGACCTGGGAAGGCGTGGCCCTGCGGGAGGGAGAGCTGCGCCTGAGCGCCGGACCTGAAGGCCGCCGTCTCGCCGTCTTTGCGGGAGACATTCTCTTCACGAAGGTGGGCATCAGCGGACCCGCGGCCCTGGAGCTGAGCCAGGCCACCGAACGGGCCCGGCGGGAGGGGGCCGCCTGGCTGGTCTACGCCTCGAGCCTGGCGGCGCCGGAGCGGGTGGACGCGGCGCTGATCGAAGAAGCCCGGGCAAACCCGCGCCTGCTGGCCGCCACCTGGCTGCAACGGCATCTGCCAGAGCGGCTCGTGGACCCGTTGCTGCAGGAGGCCGCCGTGGATCGCGGCCTCATGCTCAAGGATCTCTCCAGGGCCGCGCGCCGGGAGCTGGTGGGTCTGGTCACGGCGCTGCCGCTGGGCGGCCCTCAGCCCGTCCCCCTGGCCCGGGGTGAAGTGGCGGCGGGCGGCGTGGAGCTGGCGGCTGTGGATCCGCACAACATGGCTCTGCGGGGCTGGGAGAACCTGCGCGTCTGCGGCGAGCTCCTGGATCTGGATGGCCCGGTGGGGGGCTACAACCTGCAGGCGGCCTTCAGCACGGGCTTCGCGGCGGGGACTCTCTAG
- a CDS encoding type I glyceraldehyde-3-phosphate dehydrogenase, with protein sequence MGSIALNGLGRIGRLLVRLLGTTRPGLLGAVNDPAPLDQLVHLLRYDSVHGPSHRPIDGFTEGGQDFLLLGDRRLPLFHATDPSSIPFPSGTRLVVEASGRFTRREEAARHLKGGVSHVVISAPSPDADYTIIAPVNGSGLDLARHRVISNASCTAHATAPMLKILEDAFGLEHAGMSTVHVVTNDQRLLDLPHKDRRRARAAFQSIIPTTSSAFGALHRVMPDLPPSFDGVALRVPLLSVNLVDVVATLRRDAEVAGIRAAYAAAAAGPWKDLLALADPHTVSCDITGRTESVILDQDLTMMLGPRFVKVFGWHDNETGYAARLRDLVVDLAARI encoded by the coding sequence ATGGGTTCCATCGCCCTCAACGGCCTGGGTCGCATCGGCCGGTTGCTGGTCCGCCTGCTGGGCACCACCCGGCCCGGGCTCCTGGGCGCCGTGAACGACCCGGCCCCCCTGGACCAGCTCGTTCACCTGCTCCGGTACGACTCAGTGCACGGCCCCAGCCATCGCCCCATCGACGGGTTCACCGAGGGCGGGCAGGACTTCCTCTTGCTGGGGGACCGGCGCCTGCCCCTCTTCCATGCCACGGATCCCAGTAGCATCCCCTTCCCTTCCGGGACCCGCCTGGTGGTGGAGGCCAGCGGCCGCTTCACCCGCCGGGAGGAGGCCGCCCGGCACCTGAAGGGGGGGGTCTCCCATGTGGTGATCAGCGCGCCCAGCCCCGATGCGGACTACACCATCATCGCTCCGGTGAACGGCTCTGGGCTGGACTTGGCGCGCCACCGCGTCATCTCCAACGCCAGCTGCACCGCCCACGCGACGGCGCCCATGCTGAAGATCCTGGAGGATGCCTTCGGCCTGGAGCACGCGGGGATGAGCACCGTGCATGTCGTCACCAACGACCAGCGCCTGCTGGACCTGCCTCACAAGGACCGGCGGCGGGCCCGGGCGGCCTTCCAGAGCATCATCCCCACCACCTCGAGTGCCTTCGGCGCCCTGCACCGCGTCATGCCGGACCTGCCTCCGAGTTTCGATGGCGTGGCCCTGCGGGTGCCCCTCCTCAGCGTGAATCTGGTGGATGTGGTGGCCACCCTCCGCCGGGATGCCGAAGTCGCGGGGATCCGGGCCGCCTATGCCGCCGCCGCCGCGGGCCCCTGGAAGGATCTCCTGGCCCTGGCCGATCCCCACACGGTCAGCTGCGACATCACGGGCCGGACGGAAAGCGTGATCCTGGACCAGGACCTGACCATGATGCTGGGACCCCGCTTCGTGAAGGTCTTCGGGTGGCACGACAACGAGACCGGCTACGCAGCCCGGCTTCGCGACCTGGTGGTGGACCTGGCGGCCAGGATCTAG